A window of the Thalassospira sp. TSL5-1 genome harbors these coding sequences:
- the ugpB gene encoding sn-glycerol-3-phosphate ABC transporter substrate-binding protein UgpB, translating into MFRKTLMAAAALFAMASSANATTEITWWHAMDGALGDVVNHIADDFNKSQSEYKIVPVNKGGYEDTMTAGIAAFRAKNQPNIIQIFDAGAATIINAKGAVYPVQDLLEKYGSKFDINDYIPGVRYFYADSKGKMIGLPFNSSTPLLYFNKDALAKAGIQNPPKTWQEFEEMAPKLKEAGYQGLAESHSPWIFFENFMSRHNLQLATANNGYDSTDVKLLYNNENLKNHWKKVKEWKDKDYFGYYGRAWGANQDAFLQQKAAMWLGSSGSFGGLRKSATFDFGTSTLPYWKGVGDAPKSTFIGGAALFAFTGHSEEENKGVAKFFEFLTKPQTQYYWHKETGYVPITNAAYELAKKDGYYKQSPDAEVGIKQLSEEGGEWTKGYRLGYYVQIREVIYAEVDKMMNGDETVDQAFDVIETEGNKLLKRFHDTYSN; encoded by the coding sequence ATGTTTCGCAAAACGCTGATGGCGGCTGCGGCGCTGTTTGCTATGGCAAGTTCGGCCAACGCAACGACGGAAATTACCTGGTGGCACGCAATGGATGGCGCCCTTGGTGACGTCGTTAATCATATTGCTGACGATTTCAACAAAAGCCAGTCAGAATACAAAATCGTGCCGGTCAACAAGGGCGGTTACGAAGACACGATGACGGCCGGTATCGCAGCGTTCCGTGCGAAAAATCAGCCCAACATCATCCAGATCTTTGATGCCGGTGCCGCCACCATCATCAATGCGAAGGGGGCTGTTTATCCGGTTCAGGATCTTTTGGAAAAATACGGCTCCAAATTCGATATTAACGACTACATCCCGGGTGTGCGTTATTTCTATGCCGATTCCAAAGGCAAAATGATCGGTCTGCCGTTCAACAGCTCGACCCCGCTTTTGTATTTCAACAAGGATGCCCTGGCAAAAGCCGGTATTCAAAACCCGCCGAAAACCTGGCAGGAATTTGAAGAAATGGCTCCGAAGCTGAAAGAAGCCGGTTATCAGGGCCTTGCTGAATCCCATAGCCCGTGGATCTTCTTTGAAAACTTCATGTCGCGCCATAACCTGCAATTGGCAACCGCCAATAATGGCTATGACAGCACCGACGTCAAACTCCTTTACAACAATGAAAACCTTAAAAATCATTGGAAAAAAGTGAAGGAATGGAAGGACAAGGACTATTTCGGTTATTATGGCCGTGCCTGGGGTGCAAACCAGGATGCCTTCCTGCAGCAGAAAGCTGCCATGTGGCTAGGGTCTTCGGGCTCGTTCGGGGGCTTGCGCAAAAGTGCGACCTTTGATTTTGGCACATCGACCCTTCCTTACTGGAAAGGTGTTGGCGATGCACCGAAAAGCACCTTTATCGGTGGTGCAGCCCTGTTTGCCTTTACCGGTCATTCGGAAGAAGAAAACAAGGGTGTGGCCAAGTTCTTTGAATTTCTGACCAAACCGCAGACCCAGTATTACTGGCACAAGGAAACCGGTTACGTTCCGATCACGAACGCAGCCTATGAACTGGCCAAAAAAGACGGCTATTACAAACAAAGCCCGGATGCCGAAGTTGGCATCAAGCAGCTTTCCGAAGAAGGCGGGGAGTGGACCAAGGGCTATCGTCTTGGCTATTATGTCCAGATTCGCGAAGTCATCTATGCCGAAGTTGATAAAATGATGAATGGTGACGAAACCGTTGATCAGGCCTTTGATGTGATCGAAACCGAAGGCAACAAGCTGCTGAAGCGTTTCCACGACACCTACAGCAACTAA
- a CDS encoding ABC transporter permease subunit, whose protein sequence is MKRVQFGHSPVPYLFVAPQIIIIAIFFLWPAAQAIHQSFLLEDAFGMSSQFVWFRNFEDVLSNPAWLRSAWFTVIFSALVAVLSIAISLFLAVRADEVIRGAKVYKTLLMWGYAVAPPVAGLLGIMMFNPLMGDLYLFINRIGIDFNHIQNANDATFVVVLIAVWKQVSVNFIFFLSGLQGIPKSVTEAATLDCKSAERRFWTITFPLLAPTTFFLMVINLTYAFFETFGIIDVSTKGAPGGATATLVYKVYVDGFLGADMGGSSAQSVLLMIMVSILTVFQFRFIERKVHY, encoded by the coding sequence ATGAAACGCGTTCAGTTCGGGCATAGCCCGGTGCCATATCTGTTTGTGGCACCTCAAATCATTATTATTGCCATCTTTTTTCTATGGCCCGCCGCACAGGCGATCCATCAGTCATTCTTGCTTGAGGATGCGTTTGGCATGTCTTCGCAATTTGTCTGGTTTCGCAATTTCGAGGATGTGCTCTCGAATCCCGCCTGGCTAAGGTCTGCCTGGTTTACTGTCATTTTTTCGGCGCTGGTGGCCGTTCTTTCAATTGCCATTTCACTGTTTCTGGCCGTGCGTGCCGATGAAGTCATTCGCGGGGCAAAGGTTTATAAAACCCTGTTGATGTGGGGCTATGCCGTGGCACCGCCCGTTGCCGGGCTTTTGGGCATCATGATGTTCAACCCCTTGATGGGGGACCTTTACCTGTTCATTAACCGCATCGGGATTGATTTCAACCATATTCAGAATGCCAATGATGCCACCTTTGTCGTGGTGCTGATTGCGGTTTGGAAACAGGTTAGTGTGAATTTCATTTTCTTTCTGTCCGGCTTGCAGGGTATTCCCAAATCTGTGACCGAGGCGGCAACGCTGGACTGCAAAAGTGCCGAACGCCGGTTCTGGACCATTACCTTCCCATTACTGGCCCCGACGACCTTTTTCCTCATGGTCATCAACCTGACCTATGCCTTCTTTGAAACCTTCGGGATCATCGATGTTTCGACCAAAGGGGCGCCGGGTGGTGCCACGGCAACCCTGGTTTACAAGGTCTATGTCGATGGTTTCCTGGGCGCGGATATGGGCGGCAGTTCGGCACAATCGGTGCTGCTGATGATCATGGTCAGTATTTTGACCGTGTTCCAGTTCCGCTTCATTGAACGCAAAGTCCATTACTAG
- the ugpE gene encoding sn-glycerol-3-phosphate ABC transporter permease UgpE, with the protein MYQSKWRSLTNHIILILGSLFMIMPVWIAFASSTHTREFLFQHGLQLLPGGHFFENYGKILFDAEATKGRVTALQMLFNSMVLGLGFAIGKVIISMMAAYAIVYFRFRFAVPLFWVIFSTLLLPLEVRIVPSYEVVSNLGLLNTYTGLILPLIASATGTFFFRQFFRSVPDELLEAARLDGAGPLRFFIDILVPLSVTMIAAIFIIMFVVGWNQYLWPLLMTTDDQLYTIVIGIKQVYNSLYEGGQVPQFPKAFALTIMASIPPVLVVVIFQRMFIRGLVETEK; encoded by the coding sequence ATGTATCAGTCAAAATGGCGGTCCCTGACCAACCATATCATCCTAATTCTCGGTTCGCTTTTCATGATCATGCCGGTCTGGATTGCCTTTGCATCCTCGACCCACACAAGGGAATTTCTGTTCCAGCATGGTTTGCAGCTCTTGCCGGGTGGGCATTTCTTTGAAAATTACGGCAAAATCCTGTTTGATGCCGAGGCGACCAAAGGCCGTGTCACGGCCCTGCAAATGCTGTTTAACAGTATGGTTCTGGGCCTGGGCTTTGCCATTGGCAAGGTCATCATTTCCATGATGGCAGCCTATGCCATTGTTTATTTCAGGTTCCGTTTTGCCGTGCCGTTGTTCTGGGTGATTTTTTCTACCCTTTTGTTGCCGCTTGAAGTGCGCATCGTGCCGTCTTACGAGGTCGTCTCAAATCTCGGCCTGCTGAATACCTATACCGGTTTGATCCTGCCTTTGATTGCTTCGGCCACCGGTACTTTTTTCTTCCGGCAGTTTTTCCGTTCCGTACCGGATGAATTGCTTGAAGCTGCCCGTTTGGACGGGGCAGGGCCGCTGCGCTTTTTCATCGATATTCTGGTGCCCCTTTCTGTCACCATGATTGCCGCCATCTTCATCATCATGTTTGTGGTTGGCTGGAACCAGTATCTGTGGCCGCTTTTGATGACGACGGATGATCAGCTTTACACCATCGTGATCGGCATCAAGCAGGTTTACAACTCGCTTTATGAAGGTGGGCAGGTCCCGCAATTTCCCAAGGCTTTCGCCCTGACCATCATGGCATCCATTCCGCCGGTTCTGGTGGTGGTGATCTTTCAGCGCATGTTCATCCGGGGG